From a single Pararge aegeria chromosome 16, ilParAegt1.1, whole genome shotgun sequence genomic region:
- the LOC120630289 gene encoding trichohyalin-like, giving the protein MSSLRVPSPSRSHGVASPRPHKSRRTRSVCSATSNTSLRLTTVIQDSFRFSPMSNRRSVLNDESDIQIPGRQSWWRRIGDNSRNVTEIMENRDNEDIVKLTNIGEEFDVEILSQENENLSVDLPESSDGESIHSIVIPQRKMFTKQDNRPQKICKNINKVNLPKTRKSYFDETNIDQDINVMPKKLFNQGKPRTKPVFTAALLNASANKTVNKSIERPSQEPQGQVRNLFGNRPGTKRKNVFSAFLLSDSEDEIPDIQPKLFGFSKKMENQQTSKQRRSASQSSVHSNITDAEMDEWEHLPSSTMVEHDFEAGETTPLKRRRSSRLTKPEQSEIASENNIINKSMQPNQSPKSNKSNHSNKSNQQINSNSKGIYTETEDLNIITTRSQSLNKSKNSSIIMTNNKSLREVSINNSSKLVQDISVCITLTGENMEVEDENEKTLTEQEHSGEVDNEDFTLEYENDDDNEQILDLNMREGNNEQELKATDEQQLETAPEENKSAQEEVVVQSPHDEDATEQENMINKEEIVQRFHKGNEIEKENVIESEQDSENEQDNILQSNKEEIEYEQKNKDVREIEHKKIEESNHEFIENQETEDSRNKIMQMYNKPTQIIDNIDPERVENDADNHQLSENGYGLTNKSHKTNDHYDKQADSKNVGDNENEQVNADANEQPNSTYDTTGRFRKDKRGVQSPEAVLHDKTNRGESFTTHGRNTSISKSKTMIKELNIRPSLCPARESTGLIDSTLSSSAEGSGWDSHRTTRKTLRQTFGKDFTPRKSLRTLVMERSAKRQANQDQVSNTSKRQSNFNEIVDKSKQDNLNDITSGTINKPMANSTEYPDFESCREQEQLTEFESDIEHENVEEFRMVKVQEQVEKLECVINQEQIESGKELQEAIELKSNGQQEQLEELESDREREQEEELESNEEQEQEEVLESARELDQSKNFESSNPQDELLESDREQERVKELESSIEQDEDLESDGKPGNLEELEDKEQDESEELEIDKEQEFEESESEKEQEVEESESEKEQEVEESESDKEQDQVNEPESDREQDEELASDREQEEVEESESDREQNKDDFESFSEPQPMVDEESMEVSNHELSRQLRLNTLERYLLKVKQEKAESRRKMQEQVMNSLKMARKPYNPFKMPELPKQRQATKTIKKAAKPKPKPSPFSTGLLPPEFLEDMKYKPPKRFQGKNAPWITKRLYKYLEDKLEPNYDYRARVRAEKLVEKLYHFAKDVRKCRVAPPEAIAELKHEMARLGIVKTHHEFYCFFHEFMPREIRIRVNPDILNKIPAPKRVFANILEDDHL; this is encoded by the exons ATGTCAAGTTTAAGAGTACCTTCGCCCTCTCGTTCTCACGGTGTGGCATCACCGAGGCCTCATAAATCCCGTCGCACAAGGAGTGTATGTTCTGCTACATCCAATACATCATTACGCCTCACCACAGTAATTCAGGACTCATTTAGATTCTCACCGATGTCAAACAGAAGGTCTGTGTTGAATGATGAGAGTGATATCCAAATACCTGGTC GGCAAAGTTGGTGGAGAAGAATAGGAGACAACTCCAGAAATGTGACTGAAATAATGGAGAATAGAGACAATGAAGATATTGTGAAACTGACAAATATTGGTGAAGAATTTGATGTTGAAATATTAAG ccaaGAAAATGAAAACTTGAGTGTAGATTTGCCGGAGAGCAGTGACGGTGAATCTATTCACAGCATAGTTATTCCTCAACGTAAAATGTTCACAAAACAAGATAATCGTCCTCAAAAAATATGTAAGAATATCAACAAAGTCAATTTACCAAAAACTAGGAAAAGTTACTTTGACGAGACAAATATAGACCAAGATATCAATGTTATGCCCAAGAAACTTTTCAATCAAGGTAAACCAAGAACAAAACCTGTGTTCACTGCTGCCCTACTCAATGCATCAGCAAATAAAACAGTTAATAAAAGTATAGAAAGGCCCTCACAAGAACCACAAGGGCAAGTTCGTAATCTTTTTGGTAACAGACCTGGTACTAAACGAAAAAACGTTTTTTCTGCATTCCTTTTAAGTGATAGTGAAGATGAAATCCCTGATATACAACCTAAGTTATTCGGATTTTCAAAGAAAATGGAAAACCAACAGACATCCAAACAGAGAAGATCAGCTTCTCAAAGTTCAGTCCACTCAAATATAACTGATGCAGAAATGGACGAATGGGAACATCTTCCTTCATCAACAATGGTTGAACATGACTTTGAAGCTGGTGAGACAACACctttaaaaagaagaagatCAAGTCGGTTAACAAAGCCTGAACAATCCGAAATtgcaagtgaaaataatatcataaacaaATCAATGCAGCCAAATCAGTCACCCAAGtcaaataaatcaaatcatTCAAACAAATCAAATCAGCAAATAAACTCAAATTCTAAAGGAATTTATACAGAAACTGAagacttaaatattattacaactcGCTCTCAAAGTTTAAACAAATCGAAAAACAGCAGTATTATTATGACAAACAATAAATCTCTAAGAgaagtttcaataaataatagttcaaAACTTGTGCAGGATATTTCAGTGTGTATAACATTGACTGGAGAAAATATGGAAGTAGAGGATGAAAATGAGAAAACACTTACAGAACAAGAGCATAGTGGTGAAGTTGATAATGAAGATTTTACCTTAGaatatgaaaatgatgatgataatgaacaaATTTTGGATTTAAATATGAGGGAAGGAAATAATGAACAAGAACTTAAAGCAACCGACGAACAACAACTAGAAACAGCACCAGAAGAAAATAAAAGTGCGCAAGAAGAGGTAGTAGTACAAAGTCCTCATGATGAAGATGCTACTGAACaagaaaatatgataaataaagaagaaatagTACAAAGGTTTCATAAAGGAAATGAAATTGAGAAAGAAAATGTAATCGAAAGTGAACAAGATAGTGAAAACGAAcaagataatatattacaaagTAACAAAGAAGAAATTGAAtacgaacaaaaaaataaagacgtTCGTGAAATAGAGCACAAGAAAATAGAAGAAAGTAACCACGAATTTATAGAGAATCAAGAAACAGAAGATAGtcgtaataaaataatgcaaatgTATAATAAACCAACACAAATCATTGACAACATAGACCCTGAGCGCGTTGAAAATGATGCAGACAATCATCAGTTAAGTGAAAATGGTTATGGGCTAACAAATAAAAGCCATAAAACGAATGATCATTATGATAAACAAGCTGACAGCAAGAATGTCGGTGATAACGAAAACGAACAAGTAAATGCAGATGCAAATGAACAACCGAATAGTACTTACGATACTACAGGAAGATTCAGAAAAGACAAACGCGGAGTACAATCTCCTGAAGCTGTCTTGCATGATAAAACTAATAGGGGAGAGTCGTTTACTACGCATGGCCGTAATACTAGTATTAGTAAATCAAAAACTATGATCAAAGAGCTTAATATACGACCTAGCTTATGTCCAGCAAGAGAAAGCACAGGACTAATAGATTCGACTTTAAGTTCAAGCGCTGAAGGCTCAGGTTGGGACTCACACAGAACAACTCGTAAAACATTACGGCAGACTTTTGGTAAAGATTTTACTCCTAGAAAATCTTTGCGTACTCTGGTTATGGAAAGATCGGCGAAACGACAGGCTAATCAAGATCAAGTATCGAATACGTCTAAACGTCAGtccaattttaatgaaattgtaGATAAATCTAAACAAGACAACTTAAATGATATTACATCAGGTACTATAAACAAGCCTATGGCCAACTCAACGGAATATCCTGATTTTGAGTCTTGTCGAGAACAAGAGCAACTTACAGAATTTGAATCAGATATAGAGCATGAAAATGTCGAAGAATTTCGAATGGTTAAAGTACAAGAGCAAGTTGAAAAATTAGAATGTGTAATAAATCAAGAGCAAATTGAATCAGGTAAAGAACTGCAGGAAGCTATAGAATTGAAATCCAATGGTCAACAAGAGCAACTAGAAGAATTAGAATCGGATAGAGAACGAGAGCAAGAAGAAGAATTAGAATCTAATGAAGAACAAGAGCAAGAAGAAGTATTAGAATCTGCTAGAGAACTTGAccaaagtaaaaattttgaatctAGTAATCCACAAGATGAACTATTAGAATCGGACAGAGAACAAGAGAGAGTTAAAGAATTAGAATCGAGTATTGAACAAGATGAAGATTTAGAATCGGATGGGAAACCAGGTAACCTAGAAGAACTAGAGGATAAAGAACAAGATGAGTCTGAAGAATTAGAAATTGATAAAGAGCAAGAATTTGAAGAATCTGAATCAGAGAAAGAACAAGAAGTTGAAGAATCTGAATCAGAGAAAGAACAAGAAGTTGAAGAGTCGGAATCAGATAAAGAACAAGATCAAGTGAATGAACCAGAATCGGATAGAGAACAAGATGAAGAATTAGCATCGGATAGAGAGCAAGAGGAAGTTGAAGAATCTGAATCAGATAGGGAACAAAACAAAGATGATTTTGAATCATTTAGTGAGCCACAGCCGATGGTCGACGAAGAGTCAATGGAGGTATCGAATCACGAGCTGTCGAGGCAGTTGAGACTGAACACTCTAGAAAGGTACTTGCTAAAAGTTAAGCAAGAGAAGGCAGAGTCGCGACGTAAAATG CAGGAGCAGGTCATGAACTCGCTTAAAATGGCCAGAAAACCCTATAACCCGTTCAAAATGCCCGAACTACCAAAACAAAGGCAAGCGACAAAAACTATTAAGAAAGCAGCCAAGCCAAAACCAAAGCCATCTCCGTTCTCCACTGGTTTGTTACCTCCAGAGTTCCTGGAGGATATGAAGTATAAACCTCCAAAGAGGTTCCAAGGGAAGAATGCACCTTGGATCACAAAGAGACTATACAAGTATTTGGAAGATAAATTGGAACCAAA TTACGACTATCGCGCTCGAGTCCGTGCGGAAAAACTAGTGGAGAAGCTGTACCATTTTGCCAAGGATGTGCGGAAGTGCCGCGTCGCTCCGCCCGAGGCAATTGCGGAACTGAAACACGAGATGGCACGACTCGGTATCGTGAAAACCCACCACGAGTTCTATTGCTTCTTCCACGAGTTCATGCCCAGAGAAATAAGAATCAGG gtaaACCCAGATATTTTGAACAAAATACCAGCACCGAAAAGAGTGTTCGCCAACATCTTAGAGGATGATCATTTATGA